One region of Mycolicibacterium rhodesiae NBB3 genomic DNA includes:
- a CDS encoding NUDIX hydrolase: protein MTTWIVSISLALLLVALLLIGAWAFQTANRLDRLHVRYDLSWQALDGVLARRAVVARAVAVDSYGGAPAGKRLAALADVAERSPRDRREAAENELSAALALVDPTTLPLALVAELADAEARVLLARRFHNDAVRDTLALRERPVVRMLRLGGTAALPTYFEIAERALGAAASEEAARAAGQRVSARVVLLDRDGAVLLFRGSDPAVTDAPIWWFTVGGAVEPGEALADAAAREIAEETGLRVSSADLIGPVWRRNAVFEFNGGLIRSEEKFFVYRTDRFEPSTSGHNDLERRTIHGYRWCDETMIAELVAKGETVYPLQLGELLGEATNLADHPVEMATRQLQSIR, encoded by the coding sequence TTGACCACGTGGATCGTCTCGATATCGCTGGCGCTGCTGCTCGTCGCCCTGCTGCTGATCGGCGCCTGGGCGTTTCAGACCGCCAACCGGCTGGACCGGCTGCATGTGCGTTACGACCTGTCGTGGCAGGCCCTCGACGGCGTCCTGGCACGTCGGGCGGTGGTGGCACGTGCGGTGGCCGTCGACTCGTATGGCGGGGCGCCGGCGGGTAAACGTCTCGCCGCGTTGGCCGACGTCGCTGAACGGTCGCCGCGGGATCGGCGCGAAGCCGCCGAGAACGAACTGTCCGCGGCGCTGGCGTTGGTTGACCCGACCACGCTGCCGCTGGCGCTGGTCGCCGAACTGGCCGACGCCGAGGCGCGGGTGTTACTGGCCCGCCGATTCCACAACGACGCGGTGCGTGACACTCTCGCGCTGCGCGAGCGCCCCGTGGTGCGGATGCTGCGGCTCGGTGGAACCGCTGCATTACCCACCTATTTCGAGATCGCCGAGCGGGCTCTCGGCGCCGCGGCATCCGAAGAGGCCGCGCGCGCTGCCGGCCAACGCGTCTCGGCGCGGGTCGTCCTGCTCGACCGCGACGGTGCGGTGTTGCTGTTTCGCGGCTCCGACCCCGCGGTCACAGATGCACCTATCTGGTGGTTCACCGTCGGCGGAGCCGTCGAACCGGGGGAGGCGCTCGCCGACGCCGCCGCGCGCGAGATCGCCGAGGAAACGGGCTTGCGAGTCAGCTCCGCGGATCTGATTGGACCGGTGTGGCGTCGCAATGCGGTATTCGAGTTCAACGGCGGGCTCATCCGCAGCGAGGAGAAATTCTTCGTCTACCGGACCGACCGTTTCGAACCCTCGACGAGCGGTCACAACGACCTGGAGCGGCGCACGATTCACGGCTACCGCTGGTGCGATGAGACAATGATCGCCGAGCTGGTCGCCAAGGGCGAGACCGTATATCCGTTGCAGTTGGGTGAGCTCCTCGGCGAGGCGACGAACCTGGCCGATCACCCGGTTGAAATGGCGACAAGGCAGTTGCAATCGATCCGCTGA
- the tesB gene encoding acyl-CoA thioesterase II yields the protein MSIEQILDLEQLEVNIYRGTMWSPESGFLQRTFGGHVAGQSLVSAVRTVEPEYQVHSLHGYFLRPGDATAPTVYIVERLRDGGSFVTRRVNAIQHGENIFSMSASFQTDQSGIEHQDAMPSAPPPDDLPGLSDIKAFDDAGFKQFAEWDVRIVPQEALTRLPGKASQQQVWFRHRDPLPDDYVLHICALAYMSDLTLLGSAQVHHAAERQHLQVASLDHAMWFMRQFRADEWLLYDQSSPSASGGRSLCQGKIFNSDGEMVAAVMQEGLTRYKRDFTP from the coding sequence ATGTCGATCGAACAGATCCTCGATCTCGAGCAGCTCGAGGTCAACATCTATCGCGGCACCATGTGGAGCCCCGAGTCCGGATTTCTGCAGCGCACCTTCGGTGGCCACGTGGCCGGTCAGTCGCTGGTGTCGGCGGTGCGGACCGTCGAGCCGGAATATCAGGTCCACTCGTTGCACGGTTACTTCCTGCGGCCGGGCGATGCGACGGCACCGACGGTGTACATCGTCGAGCGGCTGCGCGACGGCGGCTCCTTTGTGACGCGTCGCGTCAACGCCATTCAGCACGGCGAGAACATCTTCTCGATGTCGGCGTCTTTTCAGACCGACCAGAGCGGCATCGAGCATCAGGACGCGATGCCGTCGGCGCCGCCGCCTGACGACCTGCCTGGCCTGTCGGACATCAAGGCGTTCGACGATGCGGGGTTCAAGCAGTTCGCCGAGTGGGACGTGCGGATCGTGCCCCAGGAGGCGCTGACACGCCTGCCCGGCAAGGCTTCTCAGCAACAGGTGTGGTTCCGGCACCGTGATCCGCTGCCCGACGATTATGTGCTGCACATCTGCGCGCTGGCCTACATGAGCGATCTGACGCTGCTGGGTTCGGCCCAGGTGCATCACGCCGCCGAACGACAGCATCTGCAGGTCGCCTCGCTCGATCACGCGATGTGGTTCATGCGGCAGTTCCGGGCCGACGAATGGCTGCTGTACGACCAGTCGTCGCCGTCCGCGTCAGGCGGCCGCTCACTGTGTCAGGGCAAGATCTTCAACTCCGACGGTGAGATGGTGGCGGCGGTGATGCAGGAGGGTCTCACCCGCTACAAGCGCGACTTCACGCCGTGA
- the pdxS gene encoding pyridoxal 5'-phosphate synthase lyase subunit PdxS, with amino-acid sequence MAEMLKGGVIMDVVTPEQARIAEGAGAVAVMALERVPADIRAQGGVARMSDPDLIEGIIEAVTIPVMAKVRIGHFVEAQILQSLGVDYIDESEVLTPADYTHHVDKWKFTVPFVCGATNLGEALRRITEGAAMIRSKGEAGTGDVSNATTHMRKIGGEIRRLTSLSEDELFVAAKELQAPYELVVEVAQAGKLPVTLFTAGGIATPADAAMMMQLGAEGVFVGSGIFKSGDPAGRAAAIVKATTFYDDPDVLAKVSRGLGEAMVGINVEDVAAPHRLAERGW; translated from the coding sequence ATGGCAGAGATGCTCAAGGGCGGCGTCATCATGGACGTCGTCACGCCTGAGCAGGCCCGCATCGCAGAGGGGGCGGGTGCGGTAGCCGTCATGGCGCTCGAGCGAGTGCCCGCCGACATCCGCGCGCAGGGTGGTGTCGCACGGATGAGCGATCCCGACCTGATCGAGGGCATCATCGAAGCGGTCACCATCCCCGTGATGGCCAAGGTGCGCATCGGGCACTTCGTGGAAGCGCAGATCCTGCAGAGCCTCGGCGTCGACTACATCGACGAATCTGAGGTGCTCACTCCCGCGGACTACACCCACCACGTCGACAAGTGGAAGTTCACAGTGCCGTTCGTGTGCGGTGCGACCAATCTCGGCGAGGCTCTGCGCCGCATCACCGAGGGCGCGGCGATGATCCGTTCCAAGGGTGAGGCCGGCACGGGTGACGTGTCCAACGCGACCACCCACATGCGCAAGATCGGCGGCGAGATCCGTCGCCTGACGTCGCTGTCCGAGGACGAGTTGTTCGTTGCGGCAAAGGAATTGCAGGCGCCCTATGAGCTCGTCGTCGAGGTGGCACAGGCGGGCAAGCTCCCGGTGACGCTGTTCACCGCGGGCGGTATCGCGACTCCGGCCGACGCGGCGATGATGATGCAGCTCGGCGCCGAGGGCGTGTTCGTGGGTTCAGGCATCTTCAAGTCGGGCGATCCGGCGGGTCGCGCCGCCGCGATCGTGAAGGCGACCACGTTCTACGACGACCCCGACGTGCTGGCGAAAGTGTCGCGCGGGCTGGGGGAGGCGATGGTCGGGATCAACGTGGAGGACGTCGCGGCCCCGCACCGGCTCGCCGAACGCGGCTGGTAG
- a CDS encoding acyl-CoA dehydrogenase family protein — translation MSFDLELSPDLIHIRDWVHEFAADVIRPAAAEWDEREETPWPIIQEAAKVGVYSMEFFAEQAGEPSGLGMLVAFEEMFWGDAGIALSILGTGLAAASLAGGGTPEQMAEWLPQMFGTVDDPKVASFCSSEPGAGSDVGAILTRARYDEATDEWVLNGTKTWATNGGIAEVHIVVASVYPELGSRGQASFIIPPNTPGFRQGQKFLKHGIRASHTAEVVLEDVRIPGRLIVGGREKFEERIARVREGKSSKGQAAMATFERTRPTVGAMAVGVARAAYEYALDYALQREQFGRKIGEFQAIAFKLADMKARVDAARLLVWRAGWMARNGKAFDNAEGSMAKLVASETAVYVTDEAIQILGGNGYTREYPVERMHRDAKIFTIFEGTSEIQRLVIGRAVTGLPIR, via the coding sequence ATGTCGTTCGACCTCGAACTTTCGCCTGACCTCATCCACATCCGGGACTGGGTCCACGAATTCGCCGCGGACGTGATCCGGCCGGCCGCTGCCGAATGGGACGAGCGCGAAGAGACGCCCTGGCCGATCATCCAGGAGGCCGCCAAGGTCGGCGTCTACTCCATGGAGTTCTTCGCCGAGCAGGCGGGCGAACCGTCCGGCCTGGGCATGCTCGTCGCGTTCGAAGAGATGTTCTGGGGCGACGCGGGTATCGCGTTGTCAATCCTAGGAACGGGCCTTGCCGCAGCATCGTTGGCGGGCGGCGGGACACCCGAGCAGATGGCCGAGTGGCTGCCGCAGATGTTCGGCACCGTCGACGACCCGAAGGTCGCGTCGTTCTGTTCGTCCGAACCGGGAGCGGGCTCGGACGTCGGCGCCATTCTCACGCGTGCGCGGTATGACGAGGCCACCGACGAATGGGTGCTCAACGGAACGAAAACGTGGGCGACCAACGGCGGCATCGCGGAGGTGCACATCGTCGTCGCATCGGTCTATCCGGAGTTGGGCAGCCGCGGTCAGGCGTCGTTCATCATCCCGCCGAACACACCGGGATTCCGGCAGGGCCAGAAGTTCCTCAAGCACGGCATCAGGGCCTCGCACACCGCCGAGGTGGTGCTGGAGGACGTCCGCATCCCGGGCCGCCTGATCGTCGGCGGCAGAGAGAAGTTCGAGGAGCGGATCGCGCGGGTCCGCGAGGGCAAGAGTTCGAAAGGCCAGGCCGCGATGGCCACCTTCGAGCGCACCCGTCCCACGGTCGGCGCGATGGCGGTCGGTGTCGCGCGGGCGGCCTACGAATACGCGTTGGACTACGCGTTGCAACGTGAGCAGTTCGGGCGCAAGATCGGCGAATTCCAGGCCATCGCATTCAAACTGGCGGACATGAAGGCCAGGGTGGATGCCGCGCGGTTGCTCGTTTGGCGCGCCGGCTGGATGGCCCGCAACGGCAAGGCATTCGACAACGCCGAGGGGTCGATGGCCAAGTTGGTAGCCAGCGAAACCGCCGTCTACGTCACCGACGAGGCAATTCAGATCCTCGGCGGCAACGGTTATACGCGGGAATACCCGGTCGAACGGATGCACCGCGACGCCAAGATCTTCACGATCTTCGAGGGCACCAGCGAGATTCAGCGCCTGGTCATCGGCCGCGCTGTGACGGGTCTGCCCATCCGCTGA
- a CDS encoding glycosyltransferase family 4 protein, whose translation MRIGMVCPYSFDVPGGVQSHVLQLAEVMHGRGHVVSVLAPTSSDAHGSLPEYVVSGGKAVPIPYNGSVARLRFGPATHRMVKRWLAEGEFDVLHLHEPNAPSLSMLALNIAEGPIVATFHTSTTKSLTLSVFEPLLRPMHEKIVGRIAVSDLARRWQVESLGSDAVEIPNGVDVDAFASAPVMDGYPRAGKSVLFLGRYDEPRKGMAVLLRALPRLVERFADVEVLIVGRGDEDELRRSAGKLAKHLRFLGQVDDAAKASALRSVDVYCAPHTGGESFGIVLVEAMAAGTAVVASDLDAFRRVLMDGAAGRLVPVDDAGQLADALIEVLDSDKVRKRYIEAASDAVRRYDWSVVAGQIMRVYETVASAGAKVRVAGTAGAAGSFRAKARGLS comes from the coding sequence ATGCGCATCGGCATGGTGTGCCCGTACTCGTTCGACGTGCCCGGCGGGGTGCAGTCCCATGTGCTGCAGCTCGCCGAGGTGATGCACGGGCGCGGGCACGTGGTCAGCGTGCTGGCGCCGACGTCGTCCGACGCACACGGGTCACTGCCCGAATATGTGGTCTCGGGCGGAAAGGCCGTGCCGATCCCGTACAACGGGTCGGTGGCCCGGTTGCGTTTCGGACCCGCCACGCACCGCATGGTGAAGCGCTGGCTGGCCGAGGGTGAGTTCGATGTGTTGCATCTGCACGAACCCAACGCGCCGAGCCTGTCGATGCTGGCGCTGAACATCGCCGAGGGCCCGATCGTCGCGACCTTTCACACGTCGACGACCAAGTCGTTGACGCTCAGCGTGTTCGAGCCGCTTCTGCGACCGATGCACGAGAAGATCGTCGGCCGTATCGCGGTGTCGGACCTAGCGCGCCGTTGGCAGGTGGAGTCGCTGGGCAGCGACGCCGTCGAGATTCCCAACGGCGTCGACGTCGACGCGTTCGCGTCGGCGCCTGTGATGGACGGCTATCCGCGGGCGGGCAAGTCGGTGCTGTTCCTGGGGCGCTACGACGAGCCCCGCAAGGGTATGGCCGTGCTGCTGCGTGCCTTGCCGCGTCTCGTCGAGCGGTTCGCGGACGTCGAGGTGCTGATCGTCGGCCGCGGTGACGAGGACGAACTGCGCCGATCCGCGGGAAAACTTGCGAAACATCTGAGGTTCCTCGGCCAAGTCGACGACGCCGCGAAGGCTTCGGCGCTGCGCAGTGTCGACGTGTACTGCGCACCCCACACTGGAGGGGAGAGCTTCGGCATCGTGCTCGTCGAGGCGATGGCGGCGGGCACGGCCGTGGTCGCCAGCGACCTGGACGCGTTCCGGCGGGTGTTGATGGACGGCGCCGCGGGTCGACTGGTCCCCGTCGACGACGCCGGACAACTGGCCGATGCGTTGATCGAGGTCCTGGACAGCGACAAAGTCCGGAAGCGCTACATCGAGGCAGCTTCCGACGCAGTGCGCCGCTACGACTGGTCGGTGGTTGCCGGCCAGATCATGCGGGTTTACGAGACGGTCGCGAGCGCCGGGGCCAAGGTGCGCGTGGCCGGTACCGCGGGCGCTGCCGGATCCTTCCGCGCGAAGGCCAGAGGACTCAGTTGA
- a CDS encoding phosphatidylinositol mannoside acyltransferase encodes MTTPSDLGTSLSGRFADWGYAAGWRLVRAMPEVVARNTFGAGAHYAARGGGPEQLRKNLARVLGVEPARVPDGLMRASLASYARYWREAFRLPTMDLAAVGRRFDEVSIGTHRPQAAMDAGRGGIIALPHSGNWDMAGVWLVYKHGTFSTVAERLKPESLYNRFIAYRESLGFEVFPASGGERPPFELLAERLRENKMVCLMADRDLTRSGVEVDFFGERTRLPAGPAKLAITTGAHLIPAHVYYDGDDCVIDLQEPLDTSSKDVTAVTQELANRFARNIAAHPADWHMMQPQWLADLSEERRAKIGAT; translated from the coding sequence ATGACGACGCCGTCGGATCTGGGCACCTCGTTGAGTGGCAGGTTCGCGGACTGGGGCTACGCCGCGGGCTGGCGGCTTGTCCGCGCGATGCCGGAGGTGGTGGCGCGCAACACCTTCGGTGCCGGTGCGCACTACGCCGCGCGCGGCGGGGGACCCGAACAACTGCGCAAGAACCTCGCCCGCGTGCTCGGCGTCGAGCCCGCCCGGGTGCCGGACGGGCTGATGCGTGCTTCGCTTGCCTCCTACGCCCGATACTGGCGGGAGGCGTTCCGGTTGCCCACGATGGATCTTGCCGCGGTCGGCCGCCGTTTCGACGAGGTCAGCATCGGAACTCACCGCCCGCAGGCGGCCATGGACGCCGGCCGCGGCGGCATCATCGCGCTGCCGCACAGCGGCAACTGGGACATGGCCGGCGTGTGGCTCGTCTACAAGCACGGCACGTTCTCCACGGTGGCTGAGCGGCTGAAACCGGAATCGTTGTACAACCGCTTCATCGCATACCGGGAGAGCCTGGGGTTCGAGGTGTTCCCGGCGTCGGGTGGCGAACGCCCACCTTTCGAGCTGCTCGCCGAGCGGTTGCGCGAGAACAAGATGGTGTGCCTGATGGCCGACCGCGACCTCACCCGGTCCGGAGTGGAAGTCGACTTCTTCGGAGAACGCACACGCCTGCCCGCGGGGCCGGCGAAATTGGCGATCACCACCGGCGCCCATCTGATCCCGGCGCACGTCTACTACGACGGCGACGACTGCGTCATCGACCTGCAGGAACCGCTGGACACCAGCTCGAAGGACGTCACGGCGGTCACTCAAGAGCTGGCGAACCGGTTCGCGCGCAACATCGCCGCGCACCCCGCCGACTGGCACATGATGCAGCCGCAGTGGCTGGCCGATCTGTCGGAGGAACGGCGCGCCAAAATCGGGGCGACCTGA
- the pdxT gene encoding pyridoxal 5'-phosphate synthase glutaminase subunit PdxT: MSAPHVGVLALQGDTREHLAALREAGAEASTVRRLRELEAVDALVIPGGESTTMSHLLRELELLEPLRARLADGMPAYGSCAGMILLASEILDAGTAGRDATPLKGIDMTVRRNAFGRQVDSFEDDIDFTGLDTPVHAVFIRAPWVERVGPDVEVLGEAAGHIVAVRQGKMLATSFHPEMTGDRRIHKLFVDLL, from the coding sequence GTGAGCGCCCCGCACGTCGGTGTGCTGGCGCTTCAGGGTGACACTCGCGAACACCTCGCCGCATTGCGCGAGGCGGGTGCCGAGGCGTCCACCGTCCGGCGGTTACGCGAACTGGAAGCCGTTGACGCGCTGGTGATCCCGGGTGGCGAGTCGACCACGATGAGCCATCTGCTGCGGGAACTCGAGTTGCTCGAACCGTTGCGGGCGAGGTTGGCGGACGGCATGCCTGCCTACGGGTCGTGTGCCGGAATGATCCTGCTGGCCTCCGAGATCCTGGACGCAGGCACCGCCGGGCGCGACGCCACGCCCCTCAAGGGGATCGATATGACGGTGCGGCGCAACGCCTTTGGCCGTCAGGTGGACTCGTTCGAGGACGATATCGACTTCACCGGTCTCGACACTCCCGTGCACGCTGTGTTCATCCGGGCGCCGTGGGTCGAGCGCGTCGGCCCGGACGTCGAAGTGCTGGGCGAGGCTGCCGGCCACATCGTCGCGGTGCGTCAGGGCAAGATGCTCGCGACGTCGTTTCATCCGGAGATGACGGGCGATCGTCGCATCCACAAACTGTTCGTCGACCTGCTCTGA